CACCCCCCCACGGAAGGAACCATCATCATGCCTGCCTACAACACACCAACACGCACAGCCATCGCTTTGGCACTTGCTGGAACTATCACCTCCGCAGCAGTAACCCCAGGTCACGCCACCCAATACAGCGCAGCACCCGCAGCTACCGCAACGACCACCAACACCATTCGATTGGCTGCCCGCACCACCTCACGCGTCGATCCAGCGGGAAACACCTGGAAACCCATGTACACGCTCCGCGGAACCCCCAACTACCGTATTGCCCCTGCCAGCCAGCCCATCACTAACACCAACGACCCGGACCTCTACCGCTACGAGGTCTACGGTCTGACCGGCACCACAATTCCTCTGCCCACCGCTGGCCGCTACAACGTCACGATCGCCACCGCAGAGCCCTACTGGAAAGCAAAAGGCAAACGCGTTTTCGACATCACTGCCGAAGGTGCCACCGTCGTTGACGATCTAGACATCTACGCCACTGCTGGGTACTCCACCGCACACAACATCACCTTCACCACCAACGTTACTGACGGCGCACTCGATCTGAAATTCCTCGCAAGCGTTGATAAAGCCATCATCGCCGGAATCACCATCACCCCAGCAGCCCCATCTGCCCCCGCACCAGCGCCATCCACCGCCACACCACACAACTCATTCACCTCACGCATGGTGGCTTCACCCACACCAGTCACCGACAAATCCGGCAACGTCTGGAACCGCTGGTCAGCCACACTCGGTACGAACCGCGTCGACCGTGGGCTGCGCGGCATTGACATCCAAGGCACAGACGATGACGAGGTTTACCGCACTTACGTGCAAAACCCACGCGGATACGCCCTCGATGTTCCAGGCAAAGGCCGCTACAAAGTACGCCTCGCCATGGTCGAAAACACCTACTGGAACAAAGGCGGCCGTGTCTTCGATGTCCTCGCCGAAGACACCACCGTGGTCAAAGACATCGACATCACCGCTGCAGTCGGCCCCCGCACCGCCTACGACGTCACCTTCGAAACCAACGTCACAGATGGCATCCTCGACCTCACCTTCCGCGCCACTGCTGGAACCCCAACCATCAGCGCCATCGAGGTCACCAGCGCGACCACGCTGACCAGCTACACCACCGTAGAGCGCAACTATCCAGGCCTTCCATTCCCCCTCTACCCCGGATCGGTCTACGCCACTGACATCAGCAACGCCCCCCTGGCCGCCAACGCCCAGGCAGTCGGCGATTACATCGCCCGTCAAGCCGCAACCCGCTACGACGGATACGCAGGATTCAACAACCGTGAATTCACTACTGCCATGCACGTGGCAGAGCCAGGCACACCACGAATCGACATCATCCACTCCTGCGCCGTCGACTGGGGAGTACCGAGCAACCTTTTCGATGGAGCCGCGCACTTCCGGTCAGTGCCCGTGCCCGCCAACGCCATCCCTGCCGCGGGCAGTGACGGAGAAATGAGCATCTACGACCCAGCCACCGATCAACTCTGGGAATTCTGGAAAATGTCCCGCGACAGCAAAAACCGCTGGCAGGCCTGCTGGGGAGGACGCATCGACAACTTCTCCACCCACGAAACAGTTTTCCCTGACGGATTCGGGGCCTCAGCCTCCGGGATGGCTATCTCACCCGGAATGATCACCCTGGACGACATTCGCCGCGGACGCATCGACCACGCGATCGCTCTAGCAGTTCCCACCCCCAGCGGACTGGGATACAGCTGGCCTGCCAACCGTACCGATGGCACTTCGACAGACCCCAACGCACCCTACGAAGGTCAACGACTGCGCCTACCAGCAAACCTTGACCTAGACAGGTACAACCTCACCCCTGCCGGTCGCATAATCGCCGAAGCAGCGAAAAAATACGGATTCATCGTCACCGACAACGCCGGTGCCGTCGCAGTCACTGCCGAATCCAGCCGAGTTATCACTGCCCAAACAGGTAAAGACCCCTGGTCTGCTTATCTGGGTAGCGATGCCTGGTCCACGATGCGCGACTTCCCTTGGACAGAGCTAGAAGCACTACCCGTCAACTACGGGAAACGTTAAGCGACACAAATATTCACATCGCGAACCGCCAGAGTTGGCCGGGAGTGCGCACTAGGCTGTGCACGCCCGGCTAACGTTGTACTTCCGGGTATGCACCCGCCCAAAGGAGAGCTCTGCGATGGCACGAGAAAAAACAGCCGCCGGGCCACCCCGACCCCTTACTGCCGACCAACCCGTTCAGGACCCGGTCCGATGGTGTCGTGCCATGCTCGCCGCCGACTTTCCCCGCAACCCGTACTGGACACAACGCCTCACCCTTTTCTGCCTGCGAGCAGGACGAGCGTGGCACCGGCAGCCAGGTATAAAAGCTTTCCTGATCCGACGTGTGCTGCAAGTCCTCAAATTCGTGTGGGTTGAAGGATTCATCGGCTCTGAGATCCCCAACCAAGTGTGGATCGGTCCTGGCGTGCGCATCCCACACGCCCTGCGTGGCGTGATGATCCACCCCAGCGTGAGCATCGGCGCGAATGTCACGCTCTACCATCAGACTGTCCTTGGCGTTCGTAACACCAGGGAAGGCCCCACGCTAGGCGACGACATCGTCGTCGGTGCTGGTGCGAAAATC
This region of Dermatophilus congolensis genomic DNA includes:
- a CDS encoding malectin domain-containing carbohydrate-binding protein, which translates into the protein MPAYNTPTRTAIALALAGTITSAAVTPGHATQYSAAPAATATTTNTIRLAARTTSRVDPAGNTWKPMYTLRGTPNYRIAPASQPITNTNDPDLYRYEVYGLTGTTIPLPTAGRYNVTIATAEPYWKAKGKRVFDITAEGATVVDDLDIYATAGYSTAHNITFTTNVTDGALDLKFLASVDKAIIAGITITPAAPSAPAPAPSTATPHNSFTSRMVASPTPVTDKSGNVWNRWSATLGTNRVDRGLRGIDIQGTDDDEVYRTYVQNPRGYALDVPGKGRYKVRLAMVENTYWNKGGRVFDVLAEDTTVVKDIDITAAVGPRTAYDVTFETNVTDGILDLTFRATAGTPTISAIEVTSATTLTSYTTVERNYPGLPFPLYPGSVYATDISNAPLAANAQAVGDYIARQAATRYDGYAGFNNREFTTAMHVAEPGTPRIDIIHSCAVDWGVPSNLFDGAAHFRSVPVPANAIPAAGSDGEMSIYDPATDQLWEFWKMSRDSKNRWQACWGGRIDNFSTHETVFPDGFGASASGMAISPGMITLDDIRRGRIDHAIALAVPTPSGLGYSWPANRTDGTSTDPNAPYEGQRLRLPANLDLDRYNLTPAGRIIAEAAKKYGFIVTDNAGAVAVTAESSRVITAQTGKDPWSAYLGSDAWSTMRDFPWTELEALPVNYGKR
- a CDS encoding serine O-acetyltransferase, whose amino-acid sequence is MAREKTAAGPPRPLTADQPVQDPVRWCRAMLAADFPRNPYWTQRLTLFCLRAGRAWHRQPGIKAFLIRRVLQVLKFVWVEGFIGSEIPNQVWIGPGVRIPHALRGVMIHPSVSIGANVTLYHQTVLGVRNTREGPTLGDDIVVGAGAKILGPITVASGTSIGANAVLVSDTEPNTTWVGIPARPVIPRRDR